In a genomic window of Streptomyces pristinaespiralis:
- a CDS encoding ArsR/SmtB family transcription factor — protein MDLEERVAALERRLAALEGNRPAASSPGDGDFWALEGLKQQLADAGEAAADGGVLFTGAVRLPTQERYEWQYGALTPGLLDEDGADRGRTAESLAALGNAVRLRLLREILGGRRTAAELAELEGLGTTGQIYHHLRQLTGAGWLHTTGRGRYEVPGARVVPLLVVLTAAFP, from the coding sequence ATGGATCTGGAAGAGCGGGTCGCCGCGCTCGAGCGGCGGCTGGCGGCCCTGGAAGGCAACCGGCCCGCGGCGAGCAGCCCGGGTGACGGCGACTTCTGGGCGCTGGAGGGGCTGAAACAGCAACTCGCGGACGCCGGCGAAGCGGCGGCGGACGGCGGTGTGCTGTTCACCGGAGCCGTCCGCCTGCCCACCCAGGAGCGGTACGAGTGGCAGTACGGGGCGCTCACCCCGGGGCTTCTCGACGAGGACGGTGCCGACCGGGGACGGACCGCCGAGTCGCTGGCCGCCCTCGGCAACGCCGTCCGGCTGCGTCTGCTGCGCGAGATCCTCGGCGGCCGCCGTACCGCCGCCGAGCTGGCCGAGCTCGAAGGGCTCGGCACCACCGGCCAGATCTACCACCACCTGCGCCAACTGACCGGCGCCGGCTGGCTCCACACGACGGGGCGCGGTCGCTACGAGGTGCCCGGGGCCCGGGTGGTCCCGCTGCTCGTGGTGCTGACCGCCGCGTTCCCGTGA
- a CDS encoding M23 family metallopeptidase: MSVRKATVIVYRAGWVAFFALVLLDLFAGLPFDRFWVWSPALLPLAILVGASVRSRRMQRDNPREAVEVGVPVRGRWSALNSPADRTPSHGTHGYGQTYAIDLVAEPAQGARPGFKVLWPVVRRNRDFPAFGEPLFAVADATVVHAEDRQRDHLSRNSLLAVLYLLIVEASLRDIGGVRRIFGNHVVLDLGDGVFAVYAHLRRGSLAVRPGDRVRAGQQIAQCGNSGNSSEPHLHFQLMDGPDADTAAGVPFRWRGLEVPGNGETFTAPDNTVPGGRPTP; encoded by the coding sequence GTGTCCGTACGCAAGGCGACCGTGATCGTCTACCGGGCAGGATGGGTGGCGTTCTTCGCGCTCGTCCTCCTCGACCTGTTCGCCGGCCTTCCGTTCGACCGGTTCTGGGTCTGGTCACCCGCGCTGCTCCCCCTCGCGATACTCGTGGGCGCTTCCGTCCGCTCCCGGCGGATGCAGCGTGACAACCCGCGCGAGGCCGTCGAGGTCGGCGTACCGGTGCGCGGCCGCTGGTCCGCGCTGAACAGCCCGGCCGACCGCACGCCGAGCCACGGCACCCACGGATACGGGCAGACGTACGCCATCGACCTCGTCGCCGAGCCGGCTCAGGGCGCCCGGCCGGGGTTCAAGGTCCTGTGGCCCGTCGTCCGCCGGAACAGGGACTTTCCGGCTTTCGGGGAGCCGCTGTTCGCCGTCGCCGACGCCACCGTCGTCCACGCGGAGGACCGTCAGCGCGACCATCTGAGCCGCAATTCGCTCCTCGCGGTGCTCTACCTGTTGATCGTCGAGGCGTCGCTCCGGGACATCGGCGGAGTCCGTAGGATCTTCGGCAACCATGTCGTCCTGGACCTCGGCGACGGAGTGTTCGCCGTGTATGCGCATCTGCGGCGCGGCTCCCTCGCGGTCCGGCCCGGCGACCGGGTCCGGGCAGGGCAGCAGATCGCCCAATGCGGCAACTCCGGCAACTCCTCCGAACCGCACCTCCACTTCCAGCTGATGGACGGCCCGGACGCGGACACCGCGGCGGGCGTCCCGTTCCGCTGGCGCGGCCTCGAAGTCCCAGGGAACGGGGAGACGTTCACCGCCCCGGACAACACGGTGCCGGGCGGCCGCCCCACCCCGTAG
- a CDS encoding phosphoribosylaminoimidazolesuccinocarboxamide synthase has protein sequence MSGFVEKPEPLQVPGLVHLHTGKVRDLYQNEAGDLVMVASDRMSAYDWVLPTEIPDKGRVLTQLSLWWFERLEDLIGNHVISTELPPGAPADWAGRTMVCKSLRMVPVECVARGYLTGSGLAEYRESRTVCGLALPEGLSDGSELPAPIFTPATKAAVGEHDENVSYEEVARQVGAETAAHLRQSTLAVYSRARDIARDRGIILADTKFEFGFDGDALVIADEVLTPDSSRFWPAASWQPGRAQPSYDKQYVRDWLTSPESGWDRKSEQPPPALPQEVVDATRAKYVEAYELLTGATWS, from the coding sequence GTGTCCGGATTCGTCGAAAAGCCCGAGCCGCTGCAGGTGCCGGGCCTGGTGCATCTGCACACCGGCAAGGTGCGCGACCTGTACCAGAACGAGGCGGGCGACCTCGTGATGGTCGCCAGCGATCGCATGTCGGCGTACGACTGGGTGCTGCCCACCGAGATCCCCGACAAGGGCCGGGTCCTCACCCAGCTCTCGCTGTGGTGGTTCGAGCGGCTCGAGGACCTGATCGGCAACCACGTCATCTCCACGGAGCTGCCGCCCGGCGCGCCCGCGGACTGGGCCGGCCGCACCATGGTGTGCAAGTCGCTGCGCATGGTCCCGGTCGAGTGCGTGGCCCGCGGCTACCTCACCGGATCGGGCCTCGCCGAATACCGGGAGAGCCGCACCGTGTGCGGGCTGGCGCTCCCCGAGGGGCTGAGCGACGGTTCCGAGCTCCCCGCCCCGATCTTCACGCCCGCGACCAAGGCCGCCGTCGGGGAGCACGACGAGAACGTGAGCTACGAGGAGGTCGCCCGCCAGGTCGGTGCCGAGACCGCCGCCCACCTGCGCCAGTCGACCCTCGCCGTGTACTCCCGGGCCCGTGACATCGCGCGCGACCGGGGCATCATCCTGGCCGACACGAAGTTCGAGTTCGGCTTCGACGGTGACGCGCTGGTCATCGCCGACGAGGTGCTCACCCCGGACTCGTCCCGATTCTGGCCGGCGGCGAGCTGGCAGCCGGGCCGCGCCCAGCCGTCGTACGACAAGCAGTACGTCCGGGACTGGCTGACCTCGCCCGAGTCGGGCTGGGACCGCAAGAGCGAGCAGCCGCCGCCCGCACTGCCGCAGGAGGTCGTGGACGCGACCCGCGCCAAGTACGTGGAGGCCTACGAGCTCCTGACCGGTGCGACCTGGTCCTAG
- a CDS encoding N,N-dimethylformamidase beta subunit family domain-containing protein yields the protein MGADQIRRWESGALAHAVSDPFGQGPLPWLRGSENYFDDTGQVVPWYADPSLARGGSGGPRTADDVRRQIKGFVSPGAAAPGEAVDFHITVDPPQQFSVDVYRIGHYGGDGAAKITTSPRLSGIVQPPPLTADRTVSCHHWWLSWRLQIPSYWSIGAYVAVLTTLDGYRSHIPFTVRDDHPADLLLLLPDITWQAYNLYPEDGRTGASLYHAWDEDGRLLGEEDAATTVSFDRPYAGAGLPLHVGHAYDFIRWAERYGYDLAYADTRDLHAGRVDPARYRGLVFPGHDEYWSAPMRRAVELARDRGTSLVFLSANTMYWQVELSPSPSGMPDRLLTCRKRRGPGKPALWREVDRAEQQLLGIQYAGRVPDPSPLVVRNADHWLWEATGAGEGDELPGLVAGEADRYFPRTALPEHERRILLAHSPYRDSDGTVRHQETSLYRAPSGALVFASGTFAWSPALDRPGHVDTRIQRATANLLDRICKRD from the coding sequence ATGGGGGCGGACCAGATCCGGCGATGGGAATCGGGCGCTCTCGCGCACGCCGTCTCCGATCCTTTCGGCCAGGGCCCGCTGCCCTGGCTGCGCGGCAGTGAGAACTACTTCGACGACACCGGCCAGGTGGTCCCCTGGTACGCGGATCCGAGCCTGGCCCGCGGCGGCTCCGGCGGCCCCCGTACCGCGGACGACGTGCGCCGTCAGATCAAGGGCTTCGTGAGTCCCGGAGCCGCCGCACCCGGTGAGGCCGTCGACTTCCACATCACGGTGGACCCGCCGCAGCAGTTCTCCGTCGACGTCTACCGGATCGGCCACTACGGGGGCGACGGCGCCGCGAAGATCACTACGAGTCCCCGGCTCTCCGGGATCGTCCAGCCTCCCCCGCTCACCGCCGACCGCACGGTCTCCTGCCATCACTGGTGGCTCTCGTGGCGGCTCCAGATCCCCTCGTACTGGTCCATCGGCGCTTACGTCGCCGTGCTGACCACCCTGGACGGGTACCGCTCCCACATCCCCTTCACGGTCCGCGACGACCATCCCGCGGACCTGCTTCTGCTGCTGCCCGACATCACCTGGCAGGCGTACAACCTCTATCCGGAGGACGGCCGCACCGGCGCGAGCCTCTATCACGCCTGGGACGAGGACGGCAGGCTGCTGGGCGAGGAGGACGCCGCGACCACGGTGTCCTTCGACCGTCCGTACGCGGGGGCCGGCCTCCCCCTCCACGTCGGCCACGCCTACGACTTCATCCGCTGGGCCGAGCGGTACGGCTACGACCTCGCCTACGCCGACACCCGCGACCTGCACGCCGGACGCGTCGACCCGGCCCGCTACCGCGGCCTGGTCTTCCCCGGCCATGACGAGTACTGGTCGGCCCCCATGCGCCGGGCGGTGGAGCTGGCCCGCGACCGGGGGACCTCGCTCGTCTTCCTCTCCGCCAACACCATGTACTGGCAGGTCGAGCTCTCCCCGTCGCCGTCCGGCATGCCCGACCGGCTGCTGACCTGCCGCAAGCGCCGCGGCCCCGGAAAGCCGGCGTTGTGGCGGGAGGTGGACCGCGCCGAGCAGCAGCTGCTGGGCATCCAGTACGCGGGCCGGGTGCCGGACCCGTCCCCGCTGGTCGTGCGCAACGCGGACCACTGGCTGTGGGAGGCCACCGGCGCGGGGGAGGGCGACGAGCTGCCCGGCCTGGTCGCCGGAGAGGCCGACCGGTACTTCCCGCGCACGGCGCTGCCCGAGCACGAGCGCCGGATCCTGCTCGCCCACTCCCCGTACCGGGACAGCGACGGCACGGTCCGCCACCAGGAGACCTCCCTCTACCGGGCACCGTCCGGCGCCCTGGTCTTCGCCTCCGGCACCTTCGCGTGGTCCCCCGCCCTGGACCGTCCCGGCCATGTCGACACCCGGATCCAGCGGGCGACCGCCAATCTCCTGGACCGCATCTGCAAGCGTGACTAG
- the purS gene encoding phosphoribosylformylglycinamidine synthase subunit PurS — protein sequence MARVVVDVMLKPEILDPQGQAVQRALPRLGFAGIADVRQGKRFELEVEGPVDDAALSRIHEMAETFLANTVIEDFVVKVES from the coding sequence GTGGCTCGCGTCGTAGTCGACGTCATGCTCAAGCCCGAGATCCTCGACCCCCAGGGACAGGCGGTGCAGCGTGCACTGCCGCGACTGGGATTCGCCGGGATCGCGGACGTCCGTCAGGGAAAGCGCTTCGAACTGGAGGTGGAGGGGCCGGTCGACGACGCCGCCCTCTCCCGCATCCATGAGATGGCTGAAACGTTCCTCGCCAACACCGTCATCGAGGACTTCGTCGTGAAGGTGGAGTCGTGA
- the purL gene encoding phosphoribosylformylglycinamidine synthase subunit PurL, with the protein MTLDTVKHATETPDADQPWKELGLKEDEYARIREILGRRPTGAELAMYSVMWSEHCSYKSSKVHLKQFGEKVPENDAMLVGIGENAGVVDVGQGYAVTFKVESHNHPSYIEPYQGAATGVGGIVRDILAMGARPVAVVDPLRFGAADHPDTKRVLPGVVAGIGGYGNCLGLPNIGGEVVFDECYQGNPLVNAGCIGVMKHEDIHLAKASGPGNKVILYGARTGGDGIGGVSVLASETFESTGPAKRPAVQVGDPFQEKLLIECTLEIFKEKLVAGIQDLGGAGLSCATSELASAGSGGMRVELDTVPLRDATLSPEEILMSESQERMCAIVEPDKVDRFLEICEKWDVIATVIGEVTEGERLEIFWHGEQIVDVPPRTVAHEGPVYQRPYARPSWQDALQADDANKLARPANSEELREQVLKLVASPNQASKAWITDQYDRFVQGNTVLAQPEDAGMVRIDEESNLGVAMATDGNGRYAKLDPYTGAQLALAEAYRNVAASGAKPLAISDCLNFGSPEDPDVMWQFAEATRGLADGCLQLGTPVTGGNVSLYNQTGETAIHPTPVVAVLGVIDDVNRRTPIAFAEEGQLLYLLGDTREEFGGSAWSQVVHDHLGGMPPKVDLDREKLLGEILISASRDGMIDAAHDLSDGGLIQAVTESCLRGGKGARLVVPDGLDAFTFLLSESAGRAVVAVPRSEELRFNDMCGARGLPVTRIGVVDGDAVEVQGEFSIPLSELRTAHETTIPGLLV; encoded by the coding sequence ATGACTCTGGACACCGTCAAGCACGCCACCGAGACCCCGGACGCCGACCAGCCGTGGAAGGAGCTCGGCCTCAAGGAGGACGAGTACGCCCGGATCCGCGAGATCCTGGGCCGCCGTCCCACCGGTGCCGAGCTCGCGATGTACAGCGTCATGTGGTCGGAGCACTGCTCGTACAAGAGCAGCAAGGTCCACCTGAAGCAGTTCGGCGAGAAGGTGCCCGAGAACGACGCCATGCTCGTCGGTATCGGTGAGAACGCCGGCGTCGTCGACGTCGGCCAGGGCTACGCCGTCACCTTCAAGGTCGAGTCGCACAACCACCCGTCGTACATCGAGCCCTACCAGGGCGCGGCCACCGGCGTCGGCGGCATCGTCCGCGACATCCTCGCGATGGGCGCCCGCCCGGTCGCCGTCGTGGACCCGCTGCGCTTCGGCGCCGCCGATCACCCCGACACCAAGCGCGTCCTGCCGGGCGTGGTCGCGGGCATCGGCGGCTACGGCAACTGCCTGGGCCTGCCGAACATCGGCGGCGAGGTCGTCTTCGACGAGTGCTACCAGGGCAACCCGCTGGTCAACGCCGGCTGCATCGGTGTGATGAAGCACGAGGACATCCACCTCGCGAAGGCGTCCGGCCCCGGCAACAAGGTGATCCTCTACGGTGCCCGCACCGGCGGCGACGGCATCGGCGGTGTCTCGGTGCTCGCGTCGGAGACCTTCGAGTCGACGGGTCCCGCCAAGCGGCCCGCGGTCCAGGTCGGCGACCCGTTCCAGGAGAAGCTCCTCATCGAGTGCACCCTTGAGATCTTCAAGGAGAAGCTCGTCGCGGGCATCCAGGACCTCGGCGGCGCCGGACTGTCCTGCGCCACCTCCGAGCTGGCGAGCGCCGGCTCCGGCGGTATGCGGGTCGAGCTGGACACCGTGCCGCTGCGCGACGCGACGCTCTCGCCGGAGGAGATCCTCATGAGCGAGTCGCAGGAGCGCATGTGCGCGATCGTCGAGCCGGACAAGGTCGACCGCTTCCTGGAGATCTGCGAGAAGTGGGACGTCATCGCCACCGTCATCGGTGAGGTGACGGAGGGCGAGCGCCTGGAGATCTTCTGGCACGGCGAGCAGATCGTCGACGTGCCGCCGCGGACCGTCGCCCACGAGGGCCCGGTCTACCAGCGCCCGTACGCCCGCCCCTCCTGGCAGGACGCGCTCCAGGCGGACGACGCGAACAAGCTGGCCCGCCCGGCGAACTCGGAGGAGCTGCGTGAGCAGGTCCTCAAGCTGGTCGCCTCCCCGAACCAGGCCTCCAAGGCGTGGATCACCGACCAGTACGACCGCTTCGTGCAGGGCAACACCGTGCTGGCCCAGCCGGAGGACGCGGGCATGGTCCGGATCGACGAGGAGTCGAACCTGGGCGTGGCCATGGCGACCGACGGCAACGGCCGGTACGCGAAGCTCGACCCGTACACGGGTGCGCAGCTCGCGCTGGCGGAGGCGTACCGCAACGTCGCCGCCTCCGGTGCGAAGCCGCTCGCGATCTCCGACTGCCTGAACTTCGGCTCCCCCGAGGACCCGGACGTCATGTGGCAGTTCGCCGAGGCCACGCGTGGTCTCGCGGACGGCTGTCTGCAGCTGGGCACGCCGGTGACCGGCGGCAACGTCTCGCTCTACAACCAGACGGGCGAGACGGCGATCCACCCGACGCCGGTCGTCGCGGTGCTCGGTGTGATCGACGACGTGAACCGCCGGACGCCGATCGCCTTCGCCGAGGAGGGGCAGCTGCTCTACCTGCTCGGTGACACCCGCGAGGAGTTCGGCGGCTCGGCCTGGTCCCAGGTCGTCCACGACCACCTCGGTGGAATGCCGCCGAAGGTCGACCTCGACCGGGAGAAGCTGCTGGGCGAGATCCTGATCTCGGCCTCGCGCGACGGCATGATCGACGCGGCGCACGACCTGTCCGACGGCGGCCTGATCCAGGCGGTCACGGAGTCGTGCCTGCGCGGCGGCAAGGGCGCGCGGCTCGTCGTCCCAGACGGTCTGGACGCGTTCACCTTCCTGCTGAGCGAGTCGGCCGGCCGTGCGGTCGTCGCCGTCCCGCGCAGCGAGGAGCTCCGCTTCAACGACATGTGCGGCGCCCGCGGTCTGCCCGTGACCCGTATCGGTGTGGTGGACGGAGACGCCGTCGAGGTGCAGGGCGAGTTCAGCATCCCGCTGAGCGAGCTGCGCACGGCGCACGAGACGACCATCCCGGGTCTGCTCGTCTGA
- a CDS encoding histone-like nucleoid-structuring protein Lsr2: MAQRVVVTLSDDIDGGEATETVTFGLDGKSYEIDLNLSNAKKLRKALAPYVAAGRKQTSSGKRDKSRAVSYRHTAVEAAPAAVRAWAQSNKMDVPARGRIPKRVYEAFREAS, translated from the coding sequence GTGGCTCAGCGAGTGGTGGTCACGCTCTCCGACGACATCGATGGCGGAGAAGCGACGGAAACGGTCACGTTCGGCCTCGACGGGAAGTCGTACGAGATCGACCTCAATCTCTCCAATGCAAAGAAACTGCGCAAGGCACTGGCACCCTACGTGGCGGCCGGACGAAAGCAGACGAGCAGTGGCAAGCGCGACAAGTCGCGCGCCGTCTCCTACCGGCACACCGCCGTCGAGGCCGCACCGGCGGCGGTCCGGGCCTGGGCGCAGTCCAACAAGATGGACGTGCCGGCCCGCGGCCGCATCCCCAAGCGCGTCTACGAGGCCTTCCGCGAGGCCAGTTGA
- the purQ gene encoding phosphoribosylformylglycinamidine synthase subunit PurQ, with translation MTARIGVVTFPGTLDDQDALRAARLAGAEAVPLWHRDKDLKQVDAVVLAGGFSYGDYLRAGAISRFSPVMETIIEQAKAGMPVLGICNGFQILTEAHLLPGAMLRNNHLHFICRDQKLRVENADTAWTADYGSGQEISVPLKNMDGRYVADERVLDELEAEGRVAFRYLDLNPNGSLRDIAGITNAAGNVVGLMPHPEHAVEPLIGTGGTDGLGFFTSVLKKLVAA, from the coding sequence GTGACCGCTCGTATCGGCGTCGTCACCTTCCCCGGAACGCTCGATGACCAGGACGCGCTGCGTGCCGCACGGCTCGCCGGCGCCGAGGCGGTACCGCTCTGGCACCGCGACAAGGACCTCAAGCAGGTCGACGCGGTCGTCCTCGCCGGAGGTTTCTCGTACGGCGACTATCTGCGGGCCGGCGCCATCTCCCGGTTCTCGCCGGTGATGGAGACGATCATCGAGCAGGCGAAGGCCGGTATGCCGGTCCTCGGTATCTGCAACGGTTTCCAGATCCTCACGGAGGCCCATCTCCTGCCGGGCGCGATGCTGCGGAACAACCATCTGCACTTCATCTGCCGCGACCAGAAGCTGCGGGTGGAGAACGCGGACACCGCCTGGACCGCGGACTACGGTTCGGGCCAGGAGATCTCCGTACCGCTGAAGAACATGGACGGCCGGTACGTCGCCGACGAGCGGGTGCTCGACGAGCTCGAGGCCGAGGGCCGTGTCGCCTTCCGCTACCTGGACCTGAACCCCAACGGTTCGCTGCGCGACATCGCCGGCATCACCAACGCCGCGGGCAACGTGGTCGGTCTGATGCCGCACCCCGAGCACGCCGTGGAGCCGCTGATCGGTACCGGCGGTACCGACGGGCTCGGATTCTTCACCTCCGTTCTCAAGAAGCTGGTCGCAGCATGA